CCCTGGCCGACATCGACCTGAAGGATTCGGGAACCCAGACGCTGACCGTCACCAGCGACACCGAATCGGGCGGCGAGGAAATCACCCTGACCGAAATCGTTTACGATTCGGAAGGCACCGGCACTTTCGTCGGCTCGCTGCCGCTGACCGCCGGTGCGGTGGTCAACGACGACGGCGAGTTGTCGGTTGCCGACGGCGACACGATTCTGGTCCGGTATTGGGATGAAACGACCAGCAGTTGGAAATCCGACGACGCTTACGCCGACTGCGATCCGCCGCAATTCGCGGGCGTGACCGGCATCGACGCCGGCGATTCGATCGTCGACCTGACCTGGAGCGCCGCCACCGATCTGACCGCGCCGATCACCTACCTGATCTACCGGGCGGAAACCAGCGGCGGACAGAATTTCTCCACGCCGACCGGCGAAACGACCGAACTGGCGTTCACCGACACCGGCCTGGAAAACTTCGTCACCTACTACTACGTGGTGCGCGCCCGTGACGCCTTCGGCCACACCGAAACCAACACGGTCGAACGCAGCGACCAGACCGTCGGCCCGCTGGCCTTCTGGGAAGAGGATTTCGACGACAAGGCCGGCATCCCCGACGATTGGGAAATCGTCAACGGCGCCGCCGCCTGCACCTGGTCTGATGAAAATCCCGGCGGCCGCACCAGCGAAAACTGGAGCGGTCTGTTCGCCCTGGCCGACGCCGAGGATTGCGGCAGTTTCCAAAGCTGGGAAGACTACCTGATCACCGAGCCGATCGATTGCTTCGGCTACACCGACATCCGCCTCAACTTCACCCACGAATACGTCGTCAGCGAAGGCTTGTTCCCCAGCCACGCCACCATCGACGTTTCCAACGACGGCGGCACGACCTGGCACAACGTGGCCGACTGGCGCGACAGCGTCGAAGGCCTGACCGCCGTCGACATGAGCACCTGGGCCGACAACCAGACCGCCGTGCAGATCCGCTTCGGCTACACCACCGGCAACATGGGGCAGTACTGGGGCCTCGACAACCTCGAACTGGCCGGCGTTCCGAACACTGACGCGCCCACGGCCGACTTCTCGGCCACCCCGGTAACCGGCGTGCTGCCGCTGTCGGTCGCCTTTACCCCGGACACCACGGGCGTCGTGTCTGACTACCTGTGGGACTTTGGCGACGGCGAGACCTCGACCGAAGCCTTCCCGACCCACATCTATGAAACGCCGGGCACGTTCGACGTGTCGCTGACCGTCACCGGCCCCCACGGCAACGATTCGCTGACCAAGGAAGGGTTCGTCACCTCGACCTGCCCGATCCCGCAAATCGACTTCACCGCCGACGTCACCTCCGGTCCGGTGCCGCTTGATGTGCAGTTCACCGACCTGACCGACACGGCCGACGGCTGCGGGCCCACCGCCGTTGAATGGAACTTCGGCGACGGCGAAACCTCCGACGAAGCCGAACCGGCGCATACCTACACCGAGTCGGGCAACTACACGGTGACCCTGAAGTACTTCATCGACTACGGCTCCGGCCAGGTCGCCCAATCGAAGATCGCGTTCATCCAGGCGTCCTGCGCGGTGCCGGTCGCCGATTTCTCGGCGGACCAGACCGAAGGCGCCGCGCCGCTGACCGTTCACTTCACCGACCTGTCGACGGCGTCCGAAGGCTGCCCGATCACCCAATGGACCTGGTCGGCCGGCACGGACCTGGACAATCCTTCCGTGCGCGACGATCAGAACCCGACCTTCATCTTCAATACGCCGGGCACCTATTCCGTTTCGCTCGAAGTGACGAACGACGGCGGCGCCGACACCGAAATCAAACTGGCGATGATCACCGTCACCGAACCCGACGACGACACGCCGGCCGATGACGACGAATCGCCCGCGGACGACGATACTCCGGGAAGCGGTGATTCGTCCGACGACGACGATGACGACGACAGCGGCTGCGGGTGTTAAAGCCGGCTTGATTCGCCAAGCCTGAAAGACTTCGGGCGGCCCCAGCGGGTCGCCCGTTTTTTTTTTTGTTCATCCGGGATTTCCGGGGAAGGCGGCGCGGATCCATCGCTCTTTCGTCTCGTGCCCCGCGGATACCTCTTCGCCACGCCCACGGCAAATCATCCACGTGCCCGGGATCCCCACCAGCTCGATCCACACCTCGGCGTGAGGCCCCTTCTCACCGGCCGCAAACCGGCTGACCGTCCCCAGCGTGTAGCCTTCCCACTCCCCAAGAAGACGAATGAACTCTTGCTTCGACGACGGTAGACTCCTGCCTATCTCGGTTTGTTTGGTCACAATTGAGATAATGCAGATCTACCGTTGTCTCAATACGCTCTCTGAAAATCCCGGATGAACCTAAAAAAAAAGGGCGGCCCGACGGCCGCCCTTCCCTTTTCGCCGAGCGAAAAACTAGTAATTCAGCGCGTAATTCACGTCGCCGTTCAGGTAAGCCTGGGCGTTCTTCACGGCCTGCTGCGCCTGCGGCAACATTTCCGGAGCCACGTCGGACACGAAATGCAGGAAGCCCGGATTCGTCACGATGGCCGCCACTTCGTCCTTGTTGAGTTCCACGTTGGCGCTCTTGCCGCCGCGGCAGGTGACGGTCACGGTGGTCGGATAGTAGATCACGCCGACAAACGCGCCGACCAGCCCGTTGAGGAAGGAAATTTTGTTATGGATGGTGGCGTCGCCCGAGGGGCACAACTCTTTCACGTTGACTTTCTTGTCGCCGATGATGCCGAACAGCCAGTGGCTGTGCCAGCTGCTGTAGACTTCCTTGCCGTTCGGAGCGCCGGCGCCGACATCGTAGGTATGATGGAAGCAACCGACCAACGAAAACGCGAACGTCAAAACGATCGCCAGAACCAAAGCTTTCTTCATTACCCGATCTCCTTACTTTTTAACTGTTTGTTAGGGGGAAGAACGTCGCCACTATAAAGAAATCGCCCGCCGGATACAATTAAAAAATCGGATCCAGTCCCAGTCGCCGGGCGATCACCAGTCGCTGAATTTCGCTCGTTCCCTCGCCGATTTCGAGCAGCCGCTGGTCGCGGAAAAACCGCTCGACGGCGTATTCCTTCATCAGGCCGTAGCCGCCGTGAATCTGCACGGCGTCGTAGGCGATATCCCGGAAAATCTCCGAACAATACAACTTGGCCATCGCGGCCGCCTGAGTAAAGGGCCGTTTCTGTTCGCGCAACCAGGCGGCGTTGTAAAGCAGGAAGCGCGCCGCGGACAGCCGCGTGGCGGCTTCGGCCAATTTGTAGGCGTTGACCTGGAAATCGCCGATGCGCTTGCCGAACTGCGAACGCTCCTGGCTGTATTTCAAGGCCGCCTCGAAGGCGCCCTGCGCGCCGCCCAGCCCCATCGCGCCGATCGACAACCGGCCGCCGTCGAGGGTCTGCATCATCTGTTTGAAACCGTCGCCGCGTTTGCCGAGCAGATTGTCCTTCGGCACCCGGCAATCCTCGAAAAACAGCTCGCCCGTGTTGGACGCGCGCCACATCAGCTTGCCGTGCATCTCCTTCTGGATGAAACCGCGCGTGCCGTTGGGCACCAGGATGCAGGAAATTTCGGGCCGGCCGTCGTCCCGTTTGCCGGTGATGGCCTGCACGACGCAGATGCCGCTGATCGGCGACGCCGAATTGGTGATGAAAATCTTGCTGCCGTTGATGACCCACTCGTTGCCGTCGAGCACCGCGGTGGTCTTCGAGGCGCTGGCGTCGGAACCGGCGTTGGCCTCGGTCAGGCCGAAACTGGCCAGGATTTCGCCGGTGCACAACGGCGGCAACCACTGGCGCTTCTGTTCCTCGTTGCCGAAGTAATAGATCGGACCGATGCCCAGCGAGTTGCCGGCGGCCACCGTCGCGGCATGGCTGCCGTCGACCCGGGCGATTTCCTCGACCGCCATGATGTAGGCCACGTAACCGACATCGCTGCCGCCGTATTCCTCGGAGACGAACATTCCGAACAGGCCCATTTCGCCCATCCGGCGGACCATCTCGACATCGAACTTTTCCGCCTCGTCCAGTTCCGCGGCGCGCGGGCCGATTTCAGCTTCCGCGAACCGGCGCACCTGATCCCGTAAAATGTGTTGTTCTTCGGATGGATCAAAATTCAGCATGCACCCCTCCTCCGTTTTGAAACTCGTACATGGATTGGAAGGATTGGATTGTACAAGACAGCCTTTCGGCTGGGCAATAGCCCCGGCCGCGAAAAGTCGTTTGTTGATTCAGCCGCCGCGAAGCGCGACCTAAGCCGCTGTCCCGCAGCAGAAGCATTCGTTGTGACAAGCGCCGTAATCGCTATACCAGTAAGGAACCTGTCCCGAGTCGCAGGAGGCGGCACAGGCGTCGTCGGATTCGGCCTGCCCGGTATAAGTAACGTCGCCGCCGCATAAATCCGCCGTCTCCTGAGTCAACACGTCCAGATCGCAGGTTTCGGAAACGTCGTCGTTATCGTCGTCGTCATCGCCGCAAGTCATCGCCATGAGCGACAAGCCGAGCACCGTCGCCAAAAACAAAAACAACAGCGTCTTTTTCATGGGTCTTTCCTTTCGTTCGTCTTCGTTTCCTGAGTTGCCGAAAACCTGCCGCTCGCGCGCGAAATTCGCGCCGATCAGCGAGTCTGGTCCGCCGGGTCCATCGCGCCGAGGCGTTCGATTACCCGCCGATAGCCGTTGACGAACCGGCCGACGAGTTCGGCGAGCGGCGGCCGGTCGTGGATCAGGCCGGCAACCTGCCCGCATTGCATCGAACCCCACTCGACGTCGCCTTCCAGCGTCGCTTTCCGGGCGCGTCCCCGGCCGACGAAGGTGAGGATTTCATCGGGTGACTTGCCCTGCTTTTCCAGTTCCCAGATCGCCTCGGTCAGTTGGTTGCGCAAGGCGCGAACCGGCATGGCGAAACGGCCCGTCACCGCGGTGCCGGTTTCATCGCTGCCGAGTAGACGCTCGACGTAGGCCGCATGGCCGGTGCTTTCCGCGCAGGCGATGAAGCGCGTGCCGACCTGAATGCCCTCGGCGCCCAGCGCGAACGCCGCCGCCAGATGCCGCTCGTCGGCGATGCCGCCGGCGGCGATGACCGGAATCGAAACCGCGTCGGCGACCGCCGGCCAGAGCACCATGCTCGCGACCGGATCGAGCGCCAGATGCCCGCCGCCTTCCGCGCCCTCGGCCACCACCGCGTCGACGCCGGCTTCCTCGCATTTTTTCGCCAGCTTGGCGGAGGGCACGACGTGAATCGCGACGCCGCCGTTTTGCTTGATCAGGCCGGTCAGTTTTTTCGGGCTGCCGGCGCTGGTGAAATAGATTTTCACCCCTTT
The sequence above is a segment of the Myxococcales bacterium genome. Coding sequences within it:
- a CDS encoding PKD domain-containing protein translates to LADIDLKDSGTQTLTVTSDTESGGEEITLTEIVYDSEGTGTFVGSLPLTAGAVVNDDGELSVADGDTILVRYWDETTSSWKSDDAYADCDPPQFAGVTGIDAGDSIVDLTWSAATDLTAPITYLIYRAETSGGQNFSTPTGETTELAFTDTGLENFVTYYYVVRARDAFGHTETNTVERSDQTVGPLAFWEEDFDDKAGIPDDWEIVNGAAACTWSDENPGGRTSENWSGLFALADAEDCGSFQSWEDYLITEPIDCFGYTDIRLNFTHEYVVSEGLFPSHATIDVSNDGGTTWHNVADWRDSVEGLTAVDMSTWADNQTAVQIRFGYTTGNMGQYWGLDNLELAGVPNTDAPTADFSATPVTGVLPLSVAFTPDTTGVVSDYLWDFGDGETSTEAFPTHIYETPGTFDVSLTVTGPHGNDSLTKEGFVTSTCPIPQIDFTADVTSGPVPLDVQFTDLTDTADGCGPTAVEWNFGDGETSDEAEPAHTYTESGNYTVTLKYFIDYGSGQVAQSKIAFIQASCAVPVADFSADQTEGAAPLTVHFTDLSTASEGCPITQWTWSAGTDLDNPSVRDDQNPTFIFNTPGTYSVSLEVTNDGGADTEIKLAMITVTEPDDDTPADDDESPADDDTPGSGDSSDDDDDDDSGCGC
- a CDS encoding acyl-CoA dehydrogenase, which produces MNFDPSEEQHILRDQVRRFAEAEIGPRAAELDEAEKFDVEMVRRMGEMGLFGMFVSEEYGGSDVGYVAYIMAVEEIARVDGSHAATVAAGNSLGIGPIYYFGNEEQKRQWLPPLCTGEILASFGLTEANAGSDASASKTTAVLDGNEWVINGSKIFITNSASPISGICVVQAITGKRDDGRPEISCILVPNGTRGFIQKEMHGKLMWRASNTGELFFEDCRVPKDNLLGKRGDGFKQMMQTLDGGRLSIGAMGLGGAQGAFEAALKYSQERSQFGKRIGDFQVNAYKLAEAATRLSAARFLLYNAAWLREQKRPFTQAAAMAKLYCSEIFRDIAYDAVQIHGGYGLMKEYAVERFFRDQRLLEIGEGTSEIQRLVIARRLGLDPIF
- a CDS encoding nitronate monooxygenase, with product MNRVCQLLGIRYPIVAAGMVWWSNADLCAAAAEAGCLGLLAGGSHTPAEMAVAIDEVRRRTKGAFGINIPLIYDHAAEIVKIGLEKGVKIYFTSAGSPKKLTGLIKQNGGVAIHVVPSAKLAKKCEEAGVDAVVAEGAEGGGHLALDPVASMVLWPAVADAVSIPVIAAGGIADERHLAAAFALGAEGIQVGTRFIACAESTGHAAYVERLLGSDETGTAVTGRFAMPVRALRNQLTEAIWELEKQGKSPDEILTFVGRGRARKATLEGDVEWGSMQCGQVAGLIHDRPPLAELVGRFVNGYRRVIERLGAMDPADQTR